A single region of the Arthrobacter sp. V1I7 genome encodes:
- the treZ gene encoding malto-oligosyltrehalose trehalohydrolase, with translation MTLPAHGSERFDLWAPEAQAVTLLADGQQYPMNRAGAERDGWWTAAGAPAHGEVDYGYLLDGETTPLPDPRSRRQPEGVHSLSRTFDAGSHAWADGQWKGRALQGAVIYELHLGTFTPEGTLDAAAEKLGYLAGLGVDFVELLPVNGFNGTHNWGYDGVLWYAVHEGYGGPAAYQRFVDAAHAAGLGVIQDVVYNHLGPSGNYLPKFGPYLKAGEGNTWGDSVNLDGPGSDDVRRYILDNAAMWLRDYHVDGLRLDAVHAFKDERAVHLLEDFGALADEVSAETGRPATLIAESDLNNPRLLYPRDVNGYGLAGQWSDDFHHAVHVNVSGEATGYYEDFESLGALAKVLRSGFFHDGSYSTFRERHHGRPINPALVHPAALVVCSQNHDQIGNRATGDRLSQSLPYGQLALAAVATLTSPFTPMLFMGEEYGATTPWQFFTSHPEPELGKATAEGRIKEFERMGWDPAVVPDPQDPETFRRSKLDWSEAAEGDHARLLELYRSLIALRRSTPELTGLGFEDTAVDFSEAEGWLVLRRGRVRVAMNFSAQPRRVSVRGASLLLATDDAAVLDAAVLDAAAGGHLDLPGHSAAIISE, from the coding sequence ATGACCTTGCCCGCACACGGAAGCGAACGCTTCGATCTCTGGGCGCCGGAAGCGCAGGCGGTCACGCTGCTCGCTGACGGACAGCAGTACCCGATGAACCGCGCCGGCGCGGAGCGCGACGGCTGGTGGACAGCCGCCGGTGCTCCCGCCCACGGGGAGGTGGACTACGGCTACCTCCTGGACGGGGAGACCACGCCGCTGCCGGACCCGCGGTCCCGGCGGCAGCCGGAGGGCGTCCACTCGCTCTCGCGGACTTTCGACGCGGGCAGCCACGCGTGGGCGGACGGCCAGTGGAAGGGACGCGCGCTGCAGGGTGCCGTGATCTACGAGCTGCACCTGGGCACCTTCACGCCGGAGGGAACCCTGGACGCGGCCGCCGAAAAGCTGGGCTACCTGGCCGGGCTTGGCGTTGACTTCGTGGAGCTCCTGCCGGTCAACGGCTTCAACGGCACCCACAACTGGGGCTACGACGGCGTGCTCTGGTACGCGGTGCACGAGGGCTACGGTGGCCCCGCCGCATACCAGCGCTTTGTCGACGCGGCCCACGCCGCCGGACTCGGCGTCATCCAGGACGTGGTGTACAACCACCTCGGCCCGAGCGGGAACTACCTGCCGAAGTTCGGACCGTACCTCAAGGCGGGGGAGGGCAACACCTGGGGGGACTCCGTGAACCTGGACGGCCCCGGCTCCGATGACGTGCGCCGCTACATCCTGGACAACGCGGCCATGTGGCTCCGCGACTACCACGTGGACGGGCTGCGGCTCGATGCCGTGCACGCCTTCAAGGACGAGCGGGCTGTGCACCTGCTGGAGGACTTCGGTGCCCTCGCCGACGAAGTGTCCGCCGAGACCGGGCGCCCGGCCACCCTGATCGCCGAATCCGACCTCAACAATCCGCGCCTGCTCTACCCGCGGGACGTCAACGGATACGGGCTCGCCGGGCAGTGGAGCGACGACTTCCACCACGCCGTCCACGTCAACGTCAGCGGCGAGGCCACGGGATATTACGAAGACTTCGAGTCGCTGGGAGCGCTGGCCAAGGTCCTGCGCTCGGGGTTCTTCCACGATGGCAGCTACTCCACCTTCCGCGAGCGGCATCACGGCCGGCCGATCAACCCTGCGCTGGTCCACCCGGCCGCGCTCGTGGTCTGCAGCCAGAACCATGACCAGATCGGCAACCGCGCCACCGGCGACCGGCTGTCCCAGTCGCTGCCGTACGGGCAGCTGGCGCTCGCCGCCGTCGCGACCCTGACCTCACCCTTCACCCCGATGCTGTTCATGGGGGAGGAATACGGAGCCACCACGCCGTGGCAGTTCTTCACCTCCCACCCGGAGCCGGAACTCGGAAAGGCCACCGCGGAAGGCCGGATCAAGGAATTCGAGCGGATGGGCTGGGACCCTGCCGTGGTGCCGGATCCCCAGGATCCGGAAACGTTCAGGCGTTCCAAGCTCGACTGGTCCGAAGCCGCGGAAGGGGACCACGCCCGGCTGCTGGAGCTCTACCGCTCGCTGATCGCGCTGCGCCGCTCGACGCCGGAGCTCACCGGCCTCGGCTTTGAGGACACCGCCGTGGACTTCAGTGAGGCGGAAGGCTGGCTCGTGCTGCGGCGCGGCCGGGTCCGGGTGGCGATGAACTTCTCGGCACAACCGCGGCGCGTTTCCGTCCGCGGCGCCTCCCTGCTGCTGGCAACGGACGACGCCGCGGTGCTCGACGCCGCCGTGCTCGACGCCGCTGCCGGCGGCCATCTCGATCTTCCCGGCCACAGTGCCGCCATCATTTCCGAATAG
- the mgrA gene encoding L-glyceraldehyde 3-phosphate reductase: MTYVAAENRYDSMPYRRVGRSGLKLPAISLGLWHNFGDDLPFATQRAILRRAFDLGVTHFDLANNYGPKAGSAETNFGRHLRDDFAPYRDELIISTKAGYHMWPGPYGEWGSRKYLLASLDQSLNRMGLDYVDIFYSHRPDPETPMEETMGALDRAVRSGKALYAGISSYTPEQTLEAARILKELGTPLLIHQPSYSLLNRWTENGSPNLYEVLDQVGAGSIGFSPLAQGMLTDRYLNGIPADSRAAQEKSLDGNSITEDKLERVRGLQQIAESRRQSLAQMAIAWILRDQSKGSPVTSALVGASSVEQLEDTLAAINRLDFSAEELAAIDRFAVESEINLWAQK; encoded by the coding sequence ATGACTTATGTTGCCGCTGAGAACCGATACGACTCCATGCCCTACCGCCGGGTGGGACGCAGCGGGCTGAAACTGCCTGCTATTTCGCTTGGCCTGTGGCACAACTTCGGGGACGACTTGCCTTTCGCGACCCAGCGCGCCATCCTGCGCCGGGCCTTCGACCTGGGCGTCACCCACTTCGACCTGGCCAACAACTACGGCCCGAAGGCCGGTTCGGCCGAAACAAACTTCGGCCGCCACCTCCGCGACGACTTCGCCCCGTACCGGGACGAACTCATCATCTCGACCAAGGCCGGCTACCACATGTGGCCGGGCCCGTACGGGGAGTGGGGGTCCCGCAAATACCTGCTCGCCAGCCTGGACCAGTCGCTGAACCGGATGGGGCTCGATTACGTGGACATCTTCTACAGCCACCGGCCGGACCCGGAGACGCCGATGGAGGAAACCATGGGCGCCCTGGACCGGGCGGTCCGTTCCGGCAAGGCCCTGTACGCAGGCATCTCCTCCTACACGCCGGAGCAGACCCTGGAGGCGGCCCGGATCCTGAAGGAACTGGGCACCCCGCTGCTGATCCACCAGCCCAGCTACTCCCTGCTGAACCGCTGGACCGAAAACGGCAGCCCCAACCTGTACGAGGTGCTGGACCAGGTGGGCGCCGGGTCCATCGGCTTCTCCCCGCTGGCACAGGGCATGCTCACCGACCGTTACCTCAACGGCATCCCGGCCGATTCCCGCGCCGCGCAGGAGAAGTCCCTGGACGGGAACAGCATCACCGAGGACAAGCTGGAGCGCGTGCGCGGACTGCAGCAGATTGCGGAGAGCCGGAGGCAGTCGCTGGCGCAGATGGCCATCGCCTGGATCCTCCGGGACCAAAGCAAGGGCTCGCCGGTCACGTCCGCCCTCGTCGGGGCGTCCAGCGTGGAGCAGCTCGAGGACACGCTCGCCGCAATCAACAGGCTCGACTTCTCGGCCGAGGAACTCGCGGCGATCGACCGGTTCGCCGTCGAGTCAGAGATCAATCTCTGGGCGCAGAAGTAA
- a CDS encoding inositol-3-phosphate synthase, producing MSSNPIRVAIVGVGNCAASLVQGVQYYQDADPQATIPGLMHVEFGKYHVNDVQFVAAFDVDGKKVGSDLADAIGASENNTIKIADVPPTGVTVQRGPTLDGLGKYYLETIEQSTEEPVDVVQALKDAKVDVMVCYLPVGSQEAAEFYAQSAIDAGVGFVNALPVFIAGTKAWADKFTAAGVPIVGDDIKSQIGATITHRVMAKLFEDRGVTLDRTYQLNVGGNMDFKNMLERDRLESKKISKTQAVTSNVEAELAAKDVHIGPSDYVQWLDDRKWAFVRLEGRNFGDAPVSLEYKLEVWDSPNSAGVIIDAIRAAKIGLDRGIGGPLLSASSYFMKSPPEQFNDDLAREKVEAFIRGDLER from the coding sequence GTGTCTTCAAATCCGATTCGTGTTGCAATCGTCGGCGTAGGTAACTGTGCCGCATCGCTGGTCCAGGGCGTCCAGTACTACCAGGACGCTGATCCGCAGGCCACGATCCCGGGTCTGATGCACGTGGAGTTCGGCAAGTACCACGTCAACGATGTGCAGTTTGTGGCCGCTTTCGACGTGGACGGTAAGAAGGTCGGCAGCGACCTCGCCGACGCGATCGGTGCCAGTGAAAACAACACCATCAAGATCGCCGATGTCCCGCCGACGGGCGTCACCGTGCAGCGCGGCCCGACCCTCGACGGGCTTGGCAAGTACTACCTCGAGACCATCGAGCAGTCCACCGAGGAGCCGGTCGACGTCGTCCAGGCGCTCAAGGACGCCAAGGTCGACGTGATGGTCTGCTACCTGCCGGTCGGTTCGCAGGAAGCCGCTGAGTTCTATGCCCAGAGCGCGATCGACGCCGGTGTGGGGTTCGTCAACGCCCTGCCGGTCTTCATTGCCGGCACCAAGGCCTGGGCGGACAAGTTCACCGCCGCCGGCGTGCCGATCGTGGGCGACGACATCAAGAGCCAGATCGGTGCCACCATCACGCACCGCGTCATGGCTAAACTCTTCGAGGACCGCGGCGTCACCCTGGACCGCACCTACCAGCTGAACGTCGGCGGCAACATGGACTTCAAGAACATGCTGGAGCGCGACCGCCTCGAGTCCAAAAAGATCTCCAAGACTCAGGCCGTCACCTCGAACGTGGAAGCCGAACTTGCCGCCAAGGACGTCCACATCGGCCCGTCGGACTACGTCCAGTGGCTCGACGACCGCAAGTGGGCCTTCGTGCGCCTCGAGGGACGCAACTTCGGCGACGCCCCGGTGTCCTTGGAGTACAAGCTCGAAGTCTGGGACTCGCCGAACTCAGCCGGCGTGATCATCGACGCCATCCGCGCCGCCAAGATCGGCCTGGACCGCGGCATCGGCGGCCCGCTGCTCTCGGCATCGAGCTACTTCATGAAGTCCCCGCCGGAGCAGTTCAACGACGACCTCGCCCGCGAAAAGGTCGAGGCCTTCATCCGCGGCGACCTGGAGCGCTGA
- a CDS encoding endonuclease domain-containing protein, whose protein sequence is MPEVRRKGIVGHTVMALEGEVEAADGIRISTRPRTWLDLARRLSLSELVCMGDELVRIPRFALEGRSEPFATIEGLRSMVSRHPNLQGIVRARMALDLMRVGSDSGPETLLRLAICDAGLPEPELQLPLRESPGSPTADLGYRRRRLAVQYDGGHHLLPAQIFSDRRRDKSFEAAGWTVLVLTKEDLAEGFTGATARIKRILRTAYLTPSAAAGFSSPV, encoded by the coding sequence TTGCCCGAGGTACGGCGCAAAGGCATCGTCGGGCACACCGTTATGGCTCTGGAGGGCGAGGTCGAAGCTGCGGACGGCATCCGGATCAGCACGCGCCCGCGGACGTGGCTCGACCTCGCCCGGCGGTTGAGCCTGTCCGAATTGGTCTGCATGGGCGACGAGCTCGTGCGGATTCCCCGGTTCGCTTTGGAGGGACGGAGCGAGCCCTTCGCGACCATCGAGGGGTTGCGTTCGATGGTGAGCCGCCACCCGAATCTGCAGGGAATCGTCCGCGCGCGGATGGCCCTGGACTTGATGCGGGTGGGGTCCGATTCAGGTCCGGAAACACTGCTACGCCTGGCGATATGCGACGCCGGTCTCCCGGAGCCGGAGCTGCAGCTCCCGCTCCGGGAGAGCCCGGGTTCCCCGACGGCGGACCTTGGATATCGCCGTCGGCGGCTGGCCGTCCAATACGACGGCGGCCATCATCTGCTCCCCGCCCAGATCTTCAGCGACCGCCGCCGTGACAAGTCGTTCGAGGCAGCGGGATGGACGGTGCTCGTCCTGACAAAAGAAGACCTTGCGGAGGGCTTCACGGGCGCCACTGCCAGGATCAAGCGGATCCTCCGCACCGCGTACCTCACCCCGTCGGCTGCTGCTGGCTTTTCCAGCCCAGTCTGA